In Horticoccus luteus, the following proteins share a genomic window:
- a CDS encoding FKBP-type peptidyl-prolyl cis-trans isomerase, with translation MKSTSLLTACALSLAAVAAVSAQEVKFSIPGAQSAAPAENAAPATKSAPGATTAPAAAPAPSFTDAQLMEELGWFMGKRLSISNLDLTPAEATALGKGIQAAALDKDAPYALEQAGPLMDDLVQKKQGAYLEKLKVQNLNAATAFFSKLGENKNVVSQPDGLRYEILQPGTGPYPKATDTVKVHYTGKLIDGTIFDTSLQPRQQGGAVEPAEFRLDSVITGWTEGLQKINKGGKIRLYVPPQLAYGDEPKGAIPPGSVLIFDIELLDIIPAAAAPAPTVTPGPTTPSSGK, from the coding sequence ATGAAATCCACCTCCCTCCTCACCGCCTGCGCGTTGAGCCTCGCCGCTGTCGCGGCCGTGAGCGCACAGGAAGTCAAATTTTCGATCCCGGGCGCGCAAAGCGCGGCTCCGGCTGAGAATGCTGCCCCGGCGACGAAGTCGGCGCCGGGCGCGACGACCGCCCCCGCCGCGGCGCCCGCGCCGTCCTTCACGGACGCGCAGTTGATGGAGGAACTGGGTTGGTTCATGGGCAAGCGCCTTTCGATCAGCAATCTCGACCTCACGCCCGCCGAAGCGACGGCGCTCGGCAAAGGCATCCAGGCGGCGGCGCTCGACAAAGACGCTCCCTACGCGCTCGAGCAGGCTGGTCCCTTGATGGACGACCTCGTCCAGAAGAAGCAGGGCGCGTATCTGGAGAAGTTGAAGGTGCAAAACCTCAACGCCGCCACGGCGTTCTTCAGCAAGCTCGGTGAAAACAAGAACGTCGTTTCGCAGCCCGACGGCTTGCGCTACGAAATCTTGCAGCCGGGCACCGGTCCGTATCCGAAGGCGACCGATACCGTGAAAGTGCACTACACGGGCAAGCTGATCGACGGCACGATTTTTGATACGTCGCTCCAGCCGCGCCAGCAGGGCGGCGCAGTCGAGCCGGCGGAATTTCGTCTCGACAGTGTGATCACTGGCTGGACCGAGGGTCTGCAAAAGATCAACAAAGGCGGCAAAATCCGCCTCTACGTGCCGCCGCAACTGGCCTACGGCGATGAGCCGAAGGGTGCGATTCCTCCTGGCTCGGTGTTGATCTTCGACATCGAACTGCTCGACATCATCCCCGCCGCCGCGGCGCCCGCGCCGACCGTGACGCCTGGCCCCACGACTCCGTCGAGCGGCAAATGA
- a CDS encoding threonine aldolase family protein: MPDASPTAHNYAFASDNTAGVCPEVLAALAEANRGHVPSYGHDRITHEATDRIRALFETDCEVFFVYNGTAANALSLASICSSYHAILAHADAHVERDECAAPEFFSGGARVVPLPGSLGKLSPDVVDQAASSHHEVHASKPRVLSLTQSTEWGTVYSPAAIAALTATARRHNLAVHLDGARFANAAAALRDRPGATPADLTWRAGVDVLSFGGTKNGAAGTEAIVFFNRSLAAEFAYRRKQSGQLASKMRFLAAQWLGLLRDDAWLRHAAHANAMAARLGRELGAFPALRLLAPVEANAVFVELPPAVAQGLFARGWHFYAMMGEHGYRLMCSWATQPADLDAFLGDLRAVVSAQ; this comes from the coding sequence ATGCCCGACGCCTCGCCGACCGCGCACAACTACGCTTTCGCCAGCGACAATACGGCCGGCGTCTGCCCCGAGGTCCTGGCCGCCCTCGCGGAGGCTAATCGCGGACACGTGCCCAGCTACGGTCACGACCGCATCACGCACGAAGCCACCGATCGGATCCGCGCGTTGTTCGAGACCGACTGCGAAGTCTTCTTCGTCTATAACGGCACGGCCGCCAACGCGCTGTCCCTCGCGTCCATTTGTTCAAGTTATCACGCGATCCTCGCGCACGCCGACGCCCACGTGGAACGCGACGAATGCGCGGCGCCCGAATTCTTTTCCGGCGGCGCCCGCGTCGTGCCATTGCCCGGTTCGCTCGGTAAACTTTCGCCCGACGTGGTCGACCAGGCCGCGTCGTCGCACCACGAGGTGCACGCGTCGAAACCCCGCGTGCTCTCGCTGACGCAAAGCACCGAATGGGGCACCGTGTATTCGCCCGCCGCAATCGCGGCGCTCACTGCGACGGCCCGCCGCCACAATCTCGCCGTCCATCTCGACGGCGCCCGGTTCGCCAATGCCGCCGCCGCGCTGCGCGATCGCCCCGGCGCCACGCCGGCGGATCTCACCTGGCGAGCGGGCGTCGACGTCCTGAGCTTTGGCGGCACGAAAAACGGCGCCGCCGGCACGGAAGCGATCGTGTTCTTCAATCGCTCCCTCGCTGCGGAATTCGCCTACCGGCGCAAACAGTCCGGCCAACTCGCGTCCAAAATGCGTTTCCTCGCCGCCCAATGGCTGGGGTTGTTGCGCGACGACGCATGGCTGCGCCACGCCGCCCATGCGAACGCGATGGCGGCGCGTCTCGGCCGCGAACTGGGGGCGTTCCCCGCACTGCGCCTGCTCGCGCCGGTCGAAGCCAACGCCGTCTTCGTCGAACTTCCGCCCGCGGTTGCGCAGGGCCTGTTCGCCCGCGGCTGGCATTTCTACGCGATGATGGGTGAGCACGGCTATCGCCTGATGTGCTCATGGGCTACGCAGCCCGCAGACCTCGACGCCTTCCTCGGCGACCTTCGCGCCGTCGTCAGCGCCCAATAA
- a CDS encoding shikimate kinase, protein MNAADVNLYLVGFMGTGKTTIGRAVAARVGFQFIDSDHQIEREQAKTIPEIFAEKGEAAFRAMERAFVVEGHPGTRAVVACGGGLVVQPGNLSELQARGVVICLHASVESILARTSRFRHRPLLEVEDPAARIRELYAVRAPIYRRAGSMILTDARPLGDIVNHVLRAWRHEAKDWVRQRSAT, encoded by the coding sequence ATGAATGCGGCGGACGTCAATCTTTACCTCGTGGGCTTTATGGGCACGGGGAAGACGACGATCGGACGGGCGGTCGCGGCGCGGGTCGGCTTTCAATTCATCGACAGCGATCACCAGATCGAGCGAGAGCAGGCGAAGACGATCCCGGAGATTTTTGCGGAAAAGGGGGAGGCGGCATTTCGGGCGATGGAGCGCGCCTTCGTCGTCGAGGGGCACCCCGGCACGCGGGCGGTCGTCGCCTGCGGGGGAGGGCTGGTCGTGCAACCGGGCAATCTTAGCGAACTGCAGGCGCGCGGCGTGGTGATTTGCTTGCACGCTTCCGTGGAGTCGATCCTCGCGCGCACGTCGCGTTTCCGGCATCGGCCGTTGTTGGAGGTCGAAGATCCGGCGGCGCGGATCCGGGAACTTTACGCGGTGCGGGCACCGATCTACCGCCGTGCGGGGTCGATGATTCTCACGGATGCGCGGCCGCTGGGGGATATCGTGAATCACGTGCTGCGCGCGTGGCGTCACGAGGCGAAGGATTGGGTGCGGCAACGGTCGGCCACGTAG
- a CDS encoding acyl-CoA thioesterase, producing MIQARTQVTVRYAETDMMGVVYHANYLPWFEVARTHLLKEHGMPYRQLEQDGFRLPVLEVNARYLRPAVYDDTVTLVVTLREKPLLRIRLEYEVFRGEELLATGYTVHAFIDLTGRPVRPPAQFTQWTNEIFGAGK from the coding sequence ATGATCCAAGCGCGCACCCAGGTAACTGTTCGTTACGCCGAGACGGATATGATGGGCGTCGTCTATCACGCCAACTATCTCCCGTGGTTCGAAGTGGCGCGCACGCACCTTTTGAAAGAACACGGGATGCCCTACCGGCAGCTCGAACAAGACGGCTTCCGCCTCCCCGTGCTCGAAGTCAACGCGCGCTATCTCCGCCCGGCCGTTTACGACGACACCGTCACGCTTGTCGTCACCCTGCGCGAAAAGCCCCTGCTGCGCATCCGCCTCGAATACGAGGTCTTCCGCGGCGAAGAACTTCTCGCCACCGGCTACACCGTGCACGCGTTCATCGATTTGACGGGCCGACCCGTTCGGCCGCCCGCCCAATTCACCCAGTGGACCAACGAGATTTTCGGCGCTGGCAAATAG
- a CDS encoding glycosyltransferase family 4 protein, giving the protein MPVDALPPIFLLTHEFHPVRGGIATFAEEMARAAADSGRSVEVWAQAAPAEREPVWPFPVRRLSLKGSQDFVCQARLAWELVWHRRRLRRGILFLPEPGPMLAMMALQFFGGIRPHRLVLTFHGSEILQFHRKPITRWLTRRLIRQADRVSTLSRYTRELLVSRFPEAAHKTCLTPGALRSASERTAAVPTARESGHIVVLTVGRLHPRKGQLLTLRALAALPPATRARLEYWIVGGQSKRGYENLLRAEAAQSGLTVRFFGSVPDAELENLYRQADIFALTSVDHGDSVEGFGLVYLEAAGHGLPIVGHAIGGVPEAVVPDVTGFLVRPGDSLSLTAAFARLIDDEGLRAQFAAAGRGWAHRNTWRRSAELLFNDLS; this is encoded by the coding sequence ATGCCTGTCGACGCGCTTCCGCCCATCTTCCTCCTCACGCACGAATTCCATCCCGTGCGCGGCGGCATCGCCACGTTCGCGGAAGAAATGGCGCGCGCGGCAGCCGACTCCGGGCGCTCCGTTGAAGTGTGGGCGCAAGCGGCGCCCGCGGAACGTGAACCGGTCTGGCCTTTCCCCGTGCGGCGATTGTCCCTTAAAGGTTCGCAAGACTTTGTCTGCCAGGCGCGCCTGGCATGGGAACTGGTCTGGCACCGCAGGCGCCTGCGCCGCGGCATCCTCTTCCTCCCGGAGCCCGGTCCGATGCTCGCCATGATGGCGCTGCAATTCTTCGGCGGCATCCGCCCTCATCGGCTCGTGTTGACGTTTCACGGCTCCGAGATCCTGCAGTTTCATCGTAAACCCATCACGCGCTGGCTCACCCGGCGGTTGATTCGTCAGGCGGATCGCGTCAGCACGCTTTCCCGATACACCCGCGAGTTGCTCGTGTCGCGCTTCCCTGAAGCCGCCCACAAAACGTGCCTCACGCCGGGCGCCCTGCGGTCGGCGAGCGAACGCACGGCCGCGGTGCCGACGGCGCGGGAATCCGGTCATATCGTGGTGCTCACGGTCGGCCGCCTGCATCCGCGAAAAGGGCAATTGCTCACCCTGCGCGCCCTCGCCGCCCTGCCGCCCGCCACCCGGGCCCGCTTGGAATACTGGATCGTCGGCGGTCAAAGTAAGCGCGGTTATGAAAACCTGCTGCGCGCCGAAGCCGCCCAAAGCGGCCTCACCGTGCGCTTTTTCGGCAGCGTGCCGGACGCCGAACTCGAAAACCTCTATCGACAGGCCGACATCTTCGCGCTGACCAGCGTCGATCATGGCGACAGCGTCGAGGGCTTCGGCCTCGTCTACTTGGAAGCGGCAGGCCATGGCCTCCCGATCGTCGGACATGCCATCGGCGGCGTGCCCGAAGCGGTCGTGCCCGATGTCACCGGCTTTCTCGTGCGCCCGGGCGACTCGCTTTCGTTGACCGCCGCGTTCGCCCGTTTGATCGACGACGAAGGATTGCGCGCGCAGTTCGCCGCCGCGGGCCGCGGCTGGGCCCATCGAAATACCTGGCGGCGCTCCGCCGAGTTGCTTTTCAACGACCTCTCATGA
- a CDS encoding phosphopantetheine-binding protein has protein sequence MGDVVQPITGSNKPFPTPLAPLTADDEAVLRESLKRCSPSAVEAAVQFRKTGNADHLPSVIIGVIERFVEPDLRAKLKTPDDDLRLIEDLGIDSLTMMEIVILVEEVLHTTINNDELRNLRTVGDVKTFIDCKVRGLPMPKPTKFLPIEHIGAVMPIQPPFLFLNEASVSSVAANAKYKITGQEFFLQGHFKDNPVMPASIMLEALGQLAVLYLLEGHVPEPNKVVSSAMIFFTGCEGVRAHRVCRPGDLLSLSVKPKRMKLPLATFEGAVRVGAEKAIIAEEITLTFGYVDAPAQPVVPPAAEPTAAAGTVEPPAEMPTAPQKVAASA, from the coding sequence ATGGGAGATGTAGTCCAACCTATCACGGGCAGCAACAAGCCGTTCCCGACGCCTTTGGCGCCGCTGACGGCGGACGACGAAGCCGTGTTGCGGGAATCGCTGAAGCGGTGCTCACCGTCGGCGGTGGAAGCGGCAGTGCAGTTTCGTAAGACCGGTAATGCGGATCATCTTCCGAGTGTCATCATCGGTGTGATCGAACGCTTCGTGGAGCCGGACCTGCGGGCGAAACTCAAAACGCCGGACGATGACTTGCGGCTGATCGAGGACTTGGGGATCGATTCGCTGACGATGATGGAAATCGTTATCCTGGTGGAAGAAGTGCTTCATACGACGATCAACAACGATGAGTTGCGGAATCTGCGCACGGTGGGAGACGTGAAGACGTTCATCGACTGCAAGGTGAGGGGACTGCCGATGCCGAAGCCCACGAAATTTTTACCGATCGAGCACATCGGCGCTGTGATGCCGATTCAGCCACCCTTCCTGTTTTTGAACGAAGCGTCGGTCAGTTCGGTGGCGGCAAACGCCAAATATAAGATCACCGGCCAGGAGTTTTTTCTGCAGGGGCATTTCAAGGACAACCCGGTGATGCCGGCGTCGATCATGCTGGAAGCGCTGGGCCAGCTCGCGGTGCTGTATTTGCTCGAAGGCCATGTGCCCGAGCCGAACAAAGTCGTCAGTTCGGCGATGATCTTTTTCACCGGCTGCGAAGGCGTGCGGGCTCACCGGGTCTGTCGTCCGGGAGACCTTCTATCGCTGTCGGTGAAGCCGAAACGCATGAAGCTGCCTCTCGCGACGTTCGAGGGCGCGGTCCGAGTGGGAGCGGAAAAAGCGATCATCGCGGAGGAAATCACGCTCACATTTGGTTATGTGGATGCACCGGCTCAACCGGTGGTGCCGCCCGCGGCGGAGCCGACGGCGGCGGCAGGAACTGTGGAGCCCCCGGCGGAAATGCCGACGGCCCCCCAAAAAGTGGCGGCGAGCGCGTGA
- a CDS encoding beta-ketoacyl-[acyl-carrier-protein] synthase family protein — MARAFVTGLGFITSIGNDRDTVSRHLRELQHGFERYAPFEKDGIGCKIVGTIKGFTTDSPDPEDWTWPERYKIKRETLRSMAPHGLYAHCAMVQAIEDAKLEEADIANAKTGLYASSGGSPFLTHYHHERLLKHGVMRCSPMGIVSSIVGTLNFNLVAAFKIRGASCGFSSACASSAHGLGFAYDEIALGRQQRMFVVGAEDGNTDAILPFAGMRTLSLQTDPALASRPFDAARDGFVGTGGATVLVLESEAEVARRGVTPYCELLGWGQASDGYNVAISHPDGAGIEAAMRQALQAAGVAPESVDYVNAHATSTLIGDISEARALKAVFTKGGAKGPAISSTKALTGHGLSLAGAMETGFTALALREGFMPGSAHISHLDPECEGLAILRATEIRVPQVAVKNSSGFGGANVALVLRRAG, encoded by the coding sequence ATGGCTAGAGCCTTCGTCACCGGCCTCGGATTCATCACCAGCATCGGCAACGACCGCGACACGGTGTCGCGGCATTTGCGCGAGTTGCAGCATGGATTCGAACGTTACGCGCCGTTCGAGAAGGACGGGATTGGCTGCAAGATTGTGGGCACGATCAAGGGTTTCACGACGGATTCCCCCGATCCGGAGGACTGGACGTGGCCGGAGCGCTACAAGATCAAACGTGAAACGTTGCGCTCAATGGCGCCGCACGGGCTGTATGCGCATTGCGCGATGGTGCAGGCGATCGAGGACGCGAAACTGGAGGAGGCGGACATCGCCAACGCGAAGACCGGGCTGTATGCGTCGTCGGGCGGATCCCCGTTTCTCACGCACTACCACCACGAACGCCTGCTCAAGCACGGCGTCATGCGTTGCTCGCCGATGGGCATCGTGTCGTCGATCGTCGGCACGCTGAATTTCAACTTGGTGGCGGCGTTCAAGATTCGCGGAGCATCGTGCGGATTTTCGTCGGCATGTGCGTCGTCCGCGCACGGTTTGGGTTTTGCGTATGATGAGATCGCGCTGGGGCGCCAGCAGCGGATGTTCGTGGTGGGCGCAGAAGACGGAAACACCGACGCCATTCTGCCGTTTGCGGGGATGCGCACGCTGTCGTTGCAAACGGATCCGGCGTTGGCGTCGCGGCCGTTCGATGCGGCGCGCGATGGATTTGTCGGCACCGGTGGAGCGACGGTTCTGGTGTTGGAAAGCGAAGCCGAAGTGGCCCGCCGCGGGGTGACGCCTTACTGCGAACTGCTCGGTTGGGGGCAGGCTTCGGATGGCTACAACGTTGCGATTTCCCATCCCGATGGCGCGGGCATCGAAGCGGCGATGCGCCAGGCTTTGCAGGCGGCAGGCGTGGCACCGGAGAGTGTCGATTACGTCAACGCGCATGCGACTTCGACTTTGATTGGCGATATCTCGGAGGCGCGGGCGTTGAAGGCGGTATTTACGAAAGGAGGAGCGAAGGGGCCGGCAATCAGCAGCACGAAGGCGTTGACCGGCCACGGATTGTCGCTCGCGGGCGCGATGGAAACCGGTTTCACGGCGCTGGCGTTGCGCGAAGGTTTTATGCCGGGTTCGGCGCACATCAGTCATCTGGATCCCGAATGCGAGGGACTCGCGATTTTGCGCGCGACGGAAATCCGGGTGCCACAGGTGGCGGTTAAAAACAGCAGCGGTTTCGGCGGAGCCAACGTCGCCCTGGTGTTGAGGCGAGCGGGATAA
- a CDS encoding SDR family NAD(P)-dependent oxidoreductase: MAKQLATLYRTAFVTGASTGLGRAFADMLLAEGVRVWGTARAAERLAPLVGERFTPVVLDLKDREGALAAFRAAERAAEGFDLVINNAGYGAFAEFTAVDFGVWEEQLRVMLVNTAALAHAALPPMIARGRGALVNISSLAAEFPLPFQSAYNIAKAGLSALNESLMLELAPTGVVVLDVRPGDYRTDFEGSVRRPQSEFTPRMERAWRAFEALMSSGPGPAHAAASLRRALWRRRSGTVRTGRFSQAVLAPFLARFGSLALKRRLQARYFNVR; the protein is encoded by the coding sequence GTGGCGAAGCAACTCGCGACTCTCTACCGCACCGCCTTTGTCACCGGTGCGAGCACAGGTTTGGGACGGGCGTTTGCGGATATGCTGCTGGCGGAAGGGGTGCGCGTGTGGGGCACGGCCCGGGCGGCGGAACGCTTGGCCCCCCTCGTCGGTGAGCGGTTCACGCCGGTCGTGCTTGATCTCAAAGATCGGGAGGGTGCGCTGGCGGCGTTTCGCGCGGCGGAGCGGGCAGCGGAGGGATTTGATCTCGTGATCAACAACGCCGGTTACGGGGCGTTTGCGGAATTCACCGCGGTGGATTTCGGCGTGTGGGAAGAGCAGTTGCGCGTGATGCTCGTCAACACCGCGGCGTTGGCGCACGCGGCGCTGCCGCCGATGATCGCGCGCGGCCGGGGAGCGCTGGTGAACATTTCGTCGCTCGCGGCCGAATTTCCGCTCCCGTTTCAGAGCGCTTACAACATCGCGAAGGCGGGGCTGAGCGCGCTGAACGAGAGCCTGATGCTCGAGTTGGCGCCGACAGGAGTCGTGGTGCTCGACGTGCGCCCGGGCGATTATCGCACGGATTTCGAGGGCTCGGTGCGGCGGCCGCAAAGTGAATTCACGCCGCGGATGGAACGGGCGTGGCGCGCGTTCGAGGCGTTGATGAGCAGCGGGCCGGGGCCGGCGCATGCCGCGGCGTCGTTGCGCCGCGCGTTGTGGCGGCGGCGCAGCGGGACGGTGCGAACGGGACGGTTCTCGCAAGCGGTGTTGGCGCCTTTTCTTGCACGGTTTGGTTCGCTGGCGCTCAAACGGCGGCTGCAAGCGCGCTACTTTAACGTCCGCTAA